A part of Crassostrea angulata isolate pt1a10 chromosome 5, ASM2561291v2, whole genome shotgun sequence genomic DNA contains:
- the LOC128185874 gene encoding multiple epidermal growth factor-like domains protein 10 isoform X1: MPTQLPNGPDCCFGYAWNETINKCTRCNVGFFGQDCREQCPAPSFGIDCQFMCNCSNADCHFAFGCKRSVSECETGRIGSYCEILCPYPNYGKECQQKCHCENVLCDPAIGCNSTTRASHRKEITGVPHSTYSTFPLGPYNKSTNSTIITRETGASQISKSKNGISTHSSFNNGSMKRICKRAHTGSNNLLYRVTVGLIIVAAVFFISYIGLTIYQCMLRIP, from the exons ATGCCAACGCAACT ACCAAATGGTCCTGATTGCTGCTTTGGATATGCTTGGAACGAAACCATTAATAAATGCACAC GTTGTAATGTCGGTTTTTTTGGACAAGACTGTAGAGAACAATGTCCAGCTCCTTCCTTTGGCATCGACTGTCAGTTCATGTGCAACTGTAGCAATGCCGATTGTCACTTTGCGTTTGGATGTAAACGTTCAGTGTCAG AATGTGAGACTGGGAGAATAGGCTCGTATTGTGAAATACTTTGTCCATACCCAAATTACGGAAAAGAATGTCAGCAAAAATGTCATTGTGAGAATGTTCTCTGTGATCCTGCTATTGGATGTAACA GCACAACGAGAGCATCACACAGGAAGGAAATTACTGGTGTTCCACATTCAACTTATTCAACGTTTCCTTTAGGACCATATAATA AGAGTACAAATTCTACCATCATTACCAGGGAGACAGGAGCttctcaaatttcaaaatccAAAAACG GTATATCAACACACTCGAGTTTCAACAATGGCTCAATGAAGAGAATATGCAAGAGAGCTCATACAGGCTCAAATAATTTGCTTTATCGTGTTACAGTCGGCTTAATAATTGTTGCAGCAGTGTTTTTTATATCGTACATTGGTTTAACTATTTATCAATGTATGTTAAGAATTCCTTAA
- the LOC128185874 gene encoding multiple epidermal growth factor-like domains protein 10 isoform X2: MFKLGNILIAILRVIDTYSHPCEGPNGPDCCFGYAWNETINKCTRCNVGFFGQDCREQCPAPSFGIDCQFMCNCSNADCHFAFGCKRSVSECETGRIGSYCEILCPYPNYGKECQQKCHCENVLCDPAIGCNSTTRASHRKEITGVPHSTYSTFPLGPYNKSTNSTIITRETGASQISKSKNGTSSVMRYGISTHSSFNNGSMKRICKRAHTGSNNLLYRVTVGLIIVAAVFFISYIGLTIYQCMLRIP; this comes from the exons atgtttaaattaGGCAACATTTTGATCGCAATTTTACGTGTCATCGACACATATTCACACCCATGTGAAGG ACCAAATGGTCCTGATTGCTGCTTTGGATATGCTTGGAACGAAACCATTAATAAATGCACAC GTTGTAATGTCGGTTTTTTTGGACAAGACTGTAGAGAACAATGTCCAGCTCCTTCCTTTGGCATCGACTGTCAGTTCATGTGCAACTGTAGCAATGCCGATTGTCACTTTGCGTTTGGATGTAAACGTTCAGTGTCAG AATGTGAGACTGGGAGAATAGGCTCGTATTGTGAAATACTTTGTCCATACCCAAATTACGGAAAAGAATGTCAGCAAAAATGTCATTGTGAGAATGTTCTCTGTGATCCTGCTATTGGATGTAACA GCACAACGAGAGCATCACACAGGAAGGAAATTACTGGTGTTCCACATTCAACTTATTCAACGTTTCCTTTAGGACCATATAATA AGAGTACAAATTCTACCATCATTACCAGGGAGACAGGAGCttctcaaatttcaaaatccAAAAACGGTACTTCTTCAGTCATGAGATATG GTATATCAACACACTCGAGTTTCAACAATGGCTCAATGAAGAGAATATGCAAGAGAGCTCATACAGGCTCAAATAATTTGCTTTATCGTGTTACAGTCGGCTTAATAATTGTTGCAGCAGTGTTTTTTATATCGTACATTGGTTTAACTATTTATCAATGTATGTTAAGAATTCCTTAA